The DNA region TAGACGGCAATAGCGTTCTGGACATCCTTGAACAGTTCCTTGTAATCCACGACGTGGCCGTAATCCTTATCGGCTCCATCCAACCTGTTGGTGCGGCAGATGGCCTGAAACAGGTTGTGGTCATGCAGTTCGTTGTCGAGGTAAATGTATGTGCAAGAAGGCGCGTCGAACCCTGTGAGCAGCTTGCTGACCACAATCAGCAATTTGCAATTTTCCGGCTCTTCAATAAAGCGCCGTTTCATCTCGTCTTCGTACTGCTTGGTCGTTTGCCCTGAACCCAGGACGTGCTGGGTATAGGTATCAAATTTATACCTTTCGTCGCTGCCCGCCGGTTCCCTTGAAATGTTGTTGTGATTAGGCTGGTATGACGTAATGAGGGCAGTGTGCGGCCCTAGCGGTGTCTGCTGGAACATGCGGTAGTAGTGACAGGCATCATAAATAGACGGCGCGACCAAAATGGCGGTACCGCGCCCTGAGATAAAGCGCGGCTTGATGCCGAAGTCCTTGACAATATCGAAGACAATGCCCCGCTTGCGCCCCTCTGAGCTCATCAGTTTTTCCATGTTGGCCCAGCGCATTTTGAGCAGCGCCTTTTGACTGCTGTTGAGCGACCTGGTTTGAGCGTCGAACCAGTCGTTGATCAGCTCCGGTGACGTGAGTCGCTGCGGCACATTCCGCGCTTCATACTTCAGGTCGAGTACGACCTTGTCCTCTACCGCTTCATCGAATTTATAGGTATGTATAAAGGTGCCGAAGACCTCTGTAGTCATCTCCTTGTCCTGCTTGAGCAGTGGGGTGCCTGTAAAACCGACAAAGATGGCGCCCTGGAACCAGCGCTTCATCTGACGGTTCATGTTGCCGCCCTGTGTACGGTGAGCTTCATCTACAAAGATGTAGAACTTGCCTGCGATGTGAGGGCGTTCTCCGGAGAGGTCCCTGGCATCAATTTTGTGAAGGAGGGCGGACATCACCCGCTGCCCGGGGTCGGCGAGCTTCTCGATGAGGTCCGCCCGCGAGCTGACCCGTGTGGACTGGGCACTGGCGCCCACCACGCCTGTGTTGCGCAGCACCCCTTCGATTTGCTTATCCAGTTCGTCACGGTCTGTGAAAATCAGGATTCGGGCATCTGGTTCGTGCTCCAGAATCCACTTGGCCAGCAGCACCATCAGGATGCTTTTGCCGCTGCCCTGGGTATGCCAGATGACGCCCCCCTCATATCGTTTGATTCGTTCCTGGGCAGCCTTGATGGCCTCAAACTGGTGCATGCGGGGAACCTTCTTGCGTCCACCGTCAAAGATGACGAAGTTGTGCAGCATATCCAGAAGGCGCGCCTTGTCACACAGTTCAGCCAGCGGTTCATCCAGAAAGTGGCCCTCCGGGATGGCCTCTGCAGCGAGGTCGGCCCGCTCCAGCGCTTTCCACCGGACGAAGAACTCTTCCGGAGTGCCCACCGTGCCGTAGAAGAGGCCCTGTGAGTCGTTTCCCGCCAGCAGCAACTGCACCGTACTGAAAAAAGACTCATTGAAAATCGCCTCCTGATTGGTGATGAGCTGACGGACGCCATCGGCCACCTCTACCGACCCCCGTTTGAGTTCAAGCACAACGAGGGCCAGCCCGTTGATGTAAATCACCACGTCTGGGCGGCGCTCATGTCCACCTTTGAGGGTGACCTCCTCTGCCACGGCAAAGTCATTGCGTTCAGGGTGATCCCAGTCAATCAGGTGAACCGTGTCATGCGGCATTCCTGCGGCCACCTGAACTTTTACCCCATAGCGCAGCAGGCTGTAGGTTCGCAGGTTAGCCTGATAGAGCGTGACTCCGGTGGTGTCGGCCGCGGCCGTGAGCTGCTGCAAGGCCTGCGAGATGTGTGCCGGCGAGTACCCACGCTTTTGCAGGTTCTTGGTCAGGAGTTCGGCCTCAATGCACTTGTTGGGACGCCGGTTCTTCCAGTCACCTAGGTAGTCGTAGCCCTGCGACTGCAGGAGCTTCAGCACCCGCTGCTGCGTTTTGGTTTCTGGACGGAGTGTGGTCATGGGAGGTCTCCTTGCTGACCGAGAGCGGCGCGTCCCTGCTCGGTGAGGCGGTACTTTTGCAGGCGACTGGTGGGTTTGTCAGGAATGGTCATTTCGATGAGTCCCGCTTCTAAGGCCGGCAGAAGGTAACTCTGTCGGAAGTATTGGGTGTCCTTGAGGCCCAGTTCCTCCTGCAACTTCTGTCGGCTCAGGGTTCGCTCCCCCAGAGTCATCAGCAACTTGACTTGGGGGGTGACTTGGGGGGTGACTTGGGGGGGCACCCGACCGATTTGTTCTTGCAGAAGTTCAAATTCCACCCAGAGCTCTGTGGGCTCAGCCTTCCACTGCGGCTCAGTGGCCCCAGCTGCGCGGCAGACCTCCCGTACCCGCTCAATACCGCGCCCCCACGATTCAATCTGCCCGGCACGGAAAAACGCATTGGCGATATCCGGGTTGAACGGCAGTGAGGCATGTTTACCCAGTAGTTTTTCGAGCGTCCAGCCCTGCGGTAATTGCCCCGGATTGAAGATGAGCAGCCGGCCTGGATACACGCTGATCTGAATAGGCACGCTGCTCGAGTAATCCTTGTGAACGACGGCATTGAGGACCGCCTCGCGCAGCGCCGCTTCAGGCACTTGTAGACTTTCGATGCGCTGTAAACCCTGGTAGCTGATCAGTGCCTTTAGATACTTGGCCTTCAGCACCTCTACCGTCCGCTCCACCTGTAAGATCAGTGGCCCATGCACTTCGTCTTGAAACCGCAAGTCAGCGTCGCTGTCGCCAAAAGCTCCAATTTTGACGAACGCGCCGCCGATAAACTGTTCCGGGTCAGGGTGAAAGAGGAGGATCGCTGCCCGTTTGAGGTAATCTCCTTCCACTAGGCGCAGACGCTCTAACAGCACCGTGTCAGATTCTTCCAGCCATTCTGTCTCTACCCGGCCACTGCGGGCCGCCAGAGTGCGGAAGCGGGCCAAGGCCTTATCACTCAGGTGAGCAGGCCCAACTCTCGGTACAGGGACTGAATCCCAGTGGCGGCCCTGCATTCGTAACAAAAAGGCGTCCAGCGCTGCGCCGCTCAGTTCCTGCGTGGTGCTGCCACTGCGGGAGTAGTATTTGCCGCGGTAGGAGACAGGGTAAGGGGAAGCCTCAACGTGAATCTCAATCAGAGCGTGCCCCTCTTCATGACGCAGCTGTACGGGAACAACGAGTCCCAGCAGATTGCGGATTTTGTTGGGCAGGTCCTCCAGCAGCCGCTGTGGGTCAGCGACGCCAACCGCTCTGCCAGAGTCGCCGCGGCCCACCACCAGTGTGCCGCCTCCACTGTTGGCAAAGGCGCAGATCCATTTCAGGTACTCGTCGCGCCAGGACTCCTTCCACTCCAGGTGCTGGGATTCGGCGCCCGTCATGATTCGGCGAAATCCTCGGCAGAGAATTCATAGCGGACACGCAAGTGATCAAGCTCTCTGTAGCTGATGATTTTTTCCTTCTGTAGGCGGCCAACGACGATCCCAGGACAGATGGATTCGCGCGCAGCGAAGCTCTGAATCGCGGTCTGACTGAAATCGCCTGCTTCAACAAACGCCGTGTACGCCTCTAAGGGGAGCAGCCGAGAGGCGGCAAACGCATCGGCTTCATCTTCCTGCGCTGACGTTCCGCCTACATCTAGAAAGACTTTCCGCCGGTCGGGTTTATGCAGCAGGACGTGTCCCAGCTCGTGCAGCAGGGTGAACCAGAAGGTATCGCTGTACTTACGGCGCAGGGTGACCAGCACGACCGCCCGGTCGACGCCGTTCCTCTTCTCCCAGAACACAGCTCCATGAACACCCGTTCCTTTGAAGTGAGGGAGGGGGACTAAGGCGACACCGCAGCTCGCCAGTTGAGCCTTGAGCTCTGGAACGCCGGTACTAGGGTCTTCGCAGCTCAGGTGACGAATTCTGGTGATGCACGCTGCCAGGGCTTCGGCCTGAAACTCGGCCGTTTCCTGTTTCGCGGCCTGATGCTTGCCGGCCTGAAGCCAGGCAGCGATGGCATAGGAATGGTCTTTTTTACCTTCCTGCTTTCGGAACGCAGGCTTGTAATCACTGACGTTGGGGATCGCGGTCAATGTGGCCACACCAAAAAACTGACGCAGTTGAATGACCTGCTCCGCCTTGTCACGAACCATCTTGATGAATCCCCACTGCGCCATTTCCTTGAGGGGAAACCGTTTGAGCAGGTCACGCTCTTCTTTGATTTTTTTCTGCTCGGTCTGACGGGCCAGAATGAGCCGGTACTCGTTTTCTAGGCCGGTCCAGATGTGTGCTGGAACGCCGACTACCTGCGCCAACTGCAGCGCTGTCTCGGGCGTCAGCTCCTTTTCCCCTTTGATCAGTTCATTGATGGCCTGAGCCGGCCTGCCCATGCGGCGGCTCAGATCAGCCTGAGTCATGTTCAGGTCTTCCAGCACCTCCGCCAAGTACTCTCCCGGTGGGATGGCCCAGTCGGTCAGGGGTGGAAGGGAGGTCTCGTGAGCTTTAGTCGTCATAGTGTTTGCTCACCTCTTCAATACACACGATGGTTAATTCCTCGTCTTCAAAGGTAAAAATCAGCCGCATGAATCCGGTTAAGTTGATGGCCCACTCGCCCTGTCTATTGCCTTTGAGGGCATGACACCGGAGCGGGCGCTGAGCTTGAAGTTCTTCCAAGGAAGCTGTCTGTTTGATGATGCCAATACGCTGAACGTACTTCCTGGCTACCTCAGGACCATACGCCTTCGTTGCTGCTTTCTCGGATTCATACTGCTTTCGGAGCTTCTTGGTTCTGAACTCTACCTGCACCGCGATGCACCTGCCGCAGAGCCATTCACCCCAGGGGTGAAGACTAATAATAACCTAGCATCCCGCTCCTTCCCCTGCATGAGATGCGCGGGTTCAGCCTGTGGACCGTCTTTCGGTAAATTGGTTGGCAAGACTCCCCCTTAACCCTGTGCAGCACGCTCAATTTGCGAGGGCGACCAGATGCGCTCGGCCAGGTGCAGCAAGAGTTCGGAGCGCATCTGTTGCTCGGCTTTGCCGAACTGCGGCAGTGGCTCAAAGAGGTCTGGAACTGGAAGGCTCTCCCTAAAATTCCTGAACTGCGGCTGATTGGTGTAAGGCGCTTCGTGGAGGCTGGCTGCGTAGAAGTTCTGCGCCGCATACTTGCCGCGCTTGTACTCGTAAGGCTTGTCTTGCAGGCTGCGGTTGACATCGGCGGGGAGCAGAAGTAGAGAGCCGGCACGGTTGCGCCACTCTTGAAACTCCTGCTCATCGGCAAACTCACCTCCAGGCTCAAACAGCTTGCTGGACCAGATATGCTCGATGTCATAACCGTTCTTCTTTCTGGCGACAAACTGGTCAAAGCGTTCGTTGCGGCCGCTGCTCCTTTCGACCTCTTCTGAGACGCGGGCGAGGAGGTGGAAGATATAGCGCTTGCTGAACTGATTCAGACCCAGCGCTTTGAGGCCTTCGCGTCCCCGGGAGGGGCTGCCCGCGAAGTTGATGTCCTGCCCATCCTCCGCCAGCTTTGCGGTCAGCACTTCAACCAGCTCAGGCAGGCTCTTATGCCGGATGTCCTTGGTCAGCAGGAACATTGCGTAAGACACACTGGAGTAGGAAACGCGTATGTAGTTCACCACGCGGCGCATAATCCAGATGTCCAAATAGCGTGCCGTGACTTCTATTTTGCGGCGTACGGTCTCATCGTCATCCGACAGCGTCAGGGGCGAAAGCAACACTGTGCTCTGCCAGGTAAAGTCGTTGTGGGCGTTGTAAAACACAGCTTCCAAACCTGGTGTGTACTCTTTGCGGGCCCCCAGGATCAGACGATACGCCTTCATGAAGAATGGCATGAGGTGCAACATGAACCGCTCGGCTCCTTGCGCCGTTTCCAGGCCCAAGTCCCGTTCGTGCTCTTTGACCCAGCGGTGAAACGTGCTGCCGCCGATCAGTTCCCAGTCGCCGTCCTTGGCACCCGCCTTACGCTCGCGGATGGTTTGGGCATACTGCGCTCGCAGCCACGCTTTGATGGCCTGAACATCCAGGTCTGGTTCATCCTTGCTGCTCAGCTTCTCAATCTCTTCACGCCACACCTTGTTTGCCTGCCGCCGCCGGTCTTCATCGTTAATTTTGCCCAGGAGGTAAGACTTGAGCATGTCCACAGGACTGAGCGGCTTGCCCCGGTCGTTGACCGTTTCGAAGACGGCATAAGCTTTGGCATCGTCTCCTGTCTGAATTTCAATCAGACCCACGCGTCCCATCAGCCAGTAGGCAAAGTGTGGCAGTGCCGGCCCCAGTTCCTCCCAGAGCTCATCCTGCTCGATCTGGCCGTAACGGGCATAGATGTTGCGAATGGATTCGTCCTTGCCGTCGGGGTTGAAGTCCTGACCATTGAACAGGGCATTGATAACCTCAAGCCGCTCTGGAATATCGAGCTTGAAGCGGTCAATCCCGTTATCATCCCAGAACACCAGGCTGGAGATCCGCTGCGCCACTCTCGTATGTTGAACCTGGGTTTTGTGCATCAGCGCTATCAAGAGCAGGGTCAGCGAGGTCATACGTTGCTGACCATCCACCAGGTACTTCTTCTCGCCCTGGTTGCTCAGAATGATGGAACCAAGGTAGTAGCTGTCGTACTTGGGGACCTCGCTCGTCTGGTCACCTTCCCGGTAAGACGACTCAAATTTGCCTTGCAGGTCACGCAGCAGCTCCTGGATGTTCTTCTCGTCCCACTTGTACTCGCGCTGGTAGTCGTCAATCGAAAAGGTCTGGTTGCTTAGGAGTTCGCTGATGGTCTTGTAGATGGGTGTGATGTCGCTCATATCAGCCTTGTCCTTCCCGTCAGGAGTTCCTGCATCATGCCTTGCTTGAGCGCCCGCATTTTACTCAGCCGCTGCTCTAACGCTTCTATCTCGGCATCCATGTCTGAGAGAATGACGGCGATGGCGTGCTGCTCTGCAGGAAGTGGACACGCAATTTCCACCGCCTCAATCGTGCGAGCGTTCAGGCTTGGAACTCCTGATGCCTCATTGAATTGCATCCAATCAATGTTTGTAAAGACGTAATACAGAAACTTCGCGCTGTTATCCCCCAAAATTTCAGAATAGAAGAGAGTATCGACGGTCCAGAACGGCTTCTCTATGTACTGAGGTTTATTGATGGTACCCTTACGACCAATTAATACGGAAGGCTTGCTGTAGAGAGGTGTTGCGGCCACACCAATCTGTCCACCAGTTGCCAAGATGGGAATTGTGCCGTCAGAAACTTCGACTTCGCGCTGATTCTTACCGTGACGGATTTTTAGCAGCTCACCGATGGGCCTTATATCCCACACCCCTTCGAACCCCTCCAGCCGCCTACGTCCCGTCAGCAGTTCCTGCATGGCCCCCTGCTTGATGGCCTGCTTCTTGGCAATTAGCCGCTCCTGCGCGGCAATCAGTGCATCGGCATCAGCCAGCGCCTCAGCAATGGCGTGCTGTTCGGGGAGAGGGGGGAGAGGAGCGATAAAAGAGTAAATACTGGCGTTCGTAATTTGATTAATAGTTGCGCCTAGATGCTGTTCAACCTGAGAAAGGAAGATATGTGACTTAAAGAAATGTGCTAAGTATTTGGTGTAAGTACTCCTAAATACACTCATAAATGCGCCAAAAGTCATGCCATTTGCTCGATTGTCTAGAACCGTAGACTTACCGATTAAATCTCTACTGCCGTTCCTGACGCATATCAGAATGTCACCAGTCCTGACCATAATCCTATCCGGAACCTCAGATTTTACATAAACGTTGTCCCCAAAGGAGAGCATTCCGTTTTGTATGTTTGAAGACCTTAAAACTAGGATGCCTTCACTTGCTACATCACTAGGTGAATAAGTTAGACCTATTAGAGCTTCTCCGACTTCCTCCAGCTTCTTTACTTCCCAATCTTCAGGAAGGATCCCCACCTCGGTCTGCTTGTAGCCTTCTGGTATATTGCTCATGCTTGGGCCTCGGCGTGGTAGCCCATGCGTGCAAGGTGGGCGCTGACTTTGGCTTTCAGGTCGCTGACCTCCTGCTCCAGCTGGGGCAGTGGCTCGGCGTAGCGTTCGGCCAAGTCGCGCACACGAGCAGTCAGGCGGTGCGACACGCGGTCTTGCTCGGCGTGCAGTTGCCGCTGCAGTTCAGTCAGCCATTTGTCGTCTACAACAAGGCTTTTCACCTCGGCCTCGGAAAGCTTGTCATACTGAGCGTAAGCGGCAGCGTCCAGTTGTGCGTCCAGTTCATTGACTTTTTTCTTCAGCGAAGTAATTCGGTTGTCCAGTTCCAGCCAACGGTCAATAGTTGCCAGCTCGGTGGCGTTGTCGGGGCCGCTATAACTGGGGCGTAAGCCCTTCACGTCTTTAACGCTTATCTTGTCCAGTTCGGCAAACAGACCTTCCTCGGCACTGTGTTCTTCAGTCAGTTCGTCCTGCTCGCTGCGGACAGCGTCCAGCTCGGCACTCTTAGCATCCAAGGCAGCTTGCTCCTCAGCAAAGTAACGGGCCACAATGTATGGCTTAGGTAGTAGGTCACACATCCACCCTTTGTCTTTGAACTTGCCCTTCTTGTCCTTGACCTGAATCCGCACGGCCTTCGTCACCCATCCATCAGCCGTAATCAGGTCGGCATCGTCTTGCATGGTGGCCTGCCAGTAGTTCATCAGCGACTGGTATATGGCGTAAGGGTCAACCAGTGGCGCGGCACGGAAAGTACCAAGCAGGTCTTCCGCAAGATCCTCGATAAGGTGCTTGGGAGAGTCCCCCGAGTTGAACATTTCCATCTTAGGACGGTTGCGGGCCTTCCACTCGGCGAACAGTGCGTTGACCGTGTCCTGAAACGCGTTGAATTCGGTATGTCCTAAAATCTGCGGCTTGAGGTCGGCTAGTTCGGGCGTCAGGGTGCTGTAGCCATCACGCAGAGGGGCAAACAGGACGCTTCGGAGGCCAGGCATCACCTCCCAGTAGGTGCTCAGAGCATCCAGGTCACGCTCTGGGATGCCGCCCTGAAGGTGACCCTGCAAATCCTGAATGTCCTCGTTACCACCGCTATCAATGTAGCGGGGCAGGTTGAGGTTGTAATCGTTGCGTGGGTCAGCAATTTCGCTGAGGGAAACCATGCGGGCGTAGCCGGCTACGTCCTCGCCCTTGCGGAAGGTATCGACTATGCGGTGAACGTCCTGCTCGCGCAGGCGGTTCTTGGGACCATCCTTGGCGAAGCCTTTGCTGGCATCAATCATCATGATCCCCTGCCGACCTTCAGCATTTTCCTTATCCAGCACCAGGATGGCGGCAGGAATGCCCGTACCGTAGAACAGGTTGGCAGGCAAACCGATGATGCCCTTTAAGATGCCTGACTCCACCAGTTTGCGGCGGATAGTCGCTTCAGCGTTGCCCCGGAACAACACCCCGTGCGGCAGGATAATGGCACCCTTACCCGCACTTTTCATGCTGCGGATGACGTGCAACAGGTAGGCGTAGTCGCCCTGTTTGGCTGGTGGCTCCCCCCAATTAAAGCGTTGATATGGGTCAGTGCTGGGCGTGATGCCTGTACTCCAAGCTTTGTCCGAGAAGGGTGGGTTGGCCACAACATAGTCGTAGGTGCGGAGCTGCTCACCATCCTTGAATTTGGGATTCGCCAACGTGCTACTGCCACCAAGGATATTGGCTGTAGGGAAACCGTGCAAAATCATATTCATGCGCGCCAAACCCGCCGTGCTTACGTCCTTCTCCTGGCCTTCCAAGGTGATTTGCTTGCCCGCCTGCGCCGCAACCTTGAGCAGCAGCGAGCCGGAGCCGCAAGTCGGGTCGTAAACGCTCGTACTTCCGACAGACGTTTCAGGTGAAATGCCAATGACCTGAGCAATCACGCGGCTGACCTCGCTTGGCGTGTAGAATTGGCCTTTGCTCTTGCCGCTCTCAGTAGCGAAGTGCCGCATCAAGTACTCGTAAGCGTCACCCAGCAGGTCGTCGTTCTCAGCACTGTTTTTGGAAAAATCCAACTCAGGCTTTTGAAAGATGGCAATAAGATTCGTGAGGCGTCCGACCATCTCATCCCCATCACCCAACTTGTTGGGGTCGTTGAAGTTGGGAAAGTCGCTCTGAGCAAGGCGGCTGTTGGCCTCAACCAGTGGGGCAATAATTTGCTTGTTGATCTTGTCGCCGATTTCTTTATTGCCTTTCAGGGCCACCATATCCTTGAAGGCGGCCCCTGCAGGAATGACGACCGGTGGCGCGAAATCATCGCTGTCAGCGTATTTATCGCTGACATATTTGATAAAGAGCATAAACAGGACATAGTCCTTGTACTGCGACGCGTCCATCCCTCCACGGAGCTCATTGCATGATGCCCAGAGCGAGGAGTACAGGTCAGATTTTTTAACGGCCATATCAGTACATTTTGCCATGAGTTCAGCCGACCGGCTGAGTTCATGCGCTGATGCTGACGCTCTGGGGAGTGCCATTTTTGACACGTTTTTAGGCGTATGAGCTATCGTTATTACCCCTTGCCATGGAACGCGGGGCGGAGTCCCTCGCTTAGCCCCTCATAGAGTGAGTTCCTCTGAGTAGCTGGCGTTCCCGTGCCAGCTGCCATCAAAGACGTAATAGGTGACTTGTCCTTCAGGGTGCTGGATGGCGTGCAGCTTAGGCTGACCGTCCAAATCCTCTATGACATAGAGCCAGTACCGCTCGCCATATTTCCGGGCCGCGGCCAGTTGATTGCGGCTCAAGGTCACGCCCAGGTCACCCCAGGGCCCTGAAACCGTTTTAAGTTCGATATACCGCACCTCACCGCTCAGCTCAGTAGAAAAAATATCGTAGCCAGCCCCAGTATCGGCAGAACAGTCTTCTGGTGTCCGGTTGTGCCGTCGCTCATACTCCATGGCGTACTCCATCCCTCGTCGGTCAACCTTCTGCGAGTGGGCCTCTTGCGTAATCTCTCTGTCCGACTCGTTGTAGGTATAGACGTAGTTTTTGAACTGCTTTTGACCACGTCTCTGGCCGGCCTGGTTCTGGTTCCCCTGCTTCGGCTGCACTGTACCTTGTGGTGACTGGGGACGGTGACCGTCCCGCTCAGTGGAAGGGGAGGGACCAGCGAAAGGGCTGGGGCCAAAGTGCGTTTCTATAGTAGATTTCTTTGGCGGCGGTGCGGACCGGTGTGGGTCCGCGCTAGAGACAGATTTATTTTTCCGCTCCGCAGACGACTTCGGTACAGAGCTTGATTGCCGTTCAGCCTTCCTCTGCAGATTAGGCTGCTGAGTTAGAGGCTGCCCCACAACTTGACCCCTAGTCTCACTTCCCATGTTTATGCGGTCGACAGCTCTATTCCAGTCCTCATCATCCCATTCTTCATCCGTAGCTATAGCGACTGCTCCAGCTACATGGACCGGCTGGAACGCTTCAGGAAGATCAGGATAGGCGCCAGCATTCAAAATTTCGTCGACCTCCCTTAATGTCGTACTGTTCCAGAGAGTGAATAGAGTGGCTCTTACGGCGCCAGTAGGCAGTCCTAGAGCCTCAGCCAGAGCTTCTGCGCCTAACCGAGGTTTCGCATCTGCGACAATAAGGCGATTGGTCTGGGCATCAAATGCCGCGTCTAAATCACACTGGGAAGAGACGTAGTAATAGGAGCTTTTAGCAGTAACCTTCGCGCTGATTTTTTCGCTCTGGAAGAAGTGTAAGCTTTTGAGGAGTGTTTGGAACTCGGGTAGTGAATCCTCGTGGAATTCCTTGAACAGAAACCGCAGCAGAGCAGGAATATAACTGTCTAATCGGTGATCAAGTGCGCGGATTGGACGGAAAGTGCTATTAGTAGCTGAAACATACTCTATAGTGTGGTTTTCGCTGAGGAGCGAAACGCCCAGAGCCTTAAGGAAAAGCACATTCGCATGCCCTCCACGGACATAATTAGGGTGCTGCTTATCAAATTTGAAACGCTCAAACCATGTGTCTGGCATATCCGGATATAGAGTGTTCATTGGG from Deinococcus radiophilus includes:
- a CDS encoding restriction endonuclease subunit S, producing MSNIPEGYKQTEVGILPEDWEVKKLEEVGEALIGLTYSPSDVASEGILVLRSSNIQNGMLSFGDNVYVKSEVPDRIMVRTGDILICVRNGSRDLIGKSTVLDNRANGMTFGAFMSVFRSTYTKYLAHFFKSHIFLSQVEQHLGATINQITNASIYSFIAPLPPLPEQHAIAEALADADALIAAQERLIAKKQAIKQGAMQELLTGRRRLEGFEGVWDIRPIGELLKIRHGKNQREVEVSDGTIPILATGGQIGVAATPLYSKPSVLIGRKGTINKPQYIEKPFWTVDTLFYSEILGDNSAKFLYYVFTNIDWMQFNEASGVPSLNARTIEAVEIACPLPAEQHAIAVILSDMDAEIEALEQRLSKMRALKQGMMQELLTGRTRLI
- a CDS encoding DUF262 domain-containing protein is translated as MSDITPIYKTISELLSNQTFSIDDYQREYKWDEKNIQELLRDLQGKFESSYREGDQTSEVPKYDSYYLGSIILSNQGEKKYLVDGQQRMTSLTLLLIALMHKTQVQHTRVAQRISSLVFWDDNGIDRFKLDIPERLEVINALFNGQDFNPDGKDESIRNIYARYGQIEQDELWEELGPALPHFAYWLMGRVGLIEIQTGDDAKAYAVFETVNDRGKPLSPVDMLKSYLLGKINDEDRRRQANKVWREEIEKLSSKDEPDLDVQAIKAWLRAQYAQTIRERKAGAKDGDWELIGGSTFHRWVKEHERDLGLETAQGAERFMLHLMPFFMKAYRLILGARKEYTPGLEAVFYNAHNDFTWQSTVLLSPLTLSDDDETVRRKIEVTARYLDIWIMRRVVNYIRVSYSSVSYAMFLLTKDIRHKSLPELVEVLTAKLAEDGQDINFAGSPSRGREGLKALGLNQFSKRYIFHLLARVSEEVERSSGRNERFDQFVARKKNGYDIEHIWSSKLFEPGGEFADEQEFQEWRNRAGSLLLLPADVNRSLQDKPYEYKRGKYAAQNFYAASLHEAPYTNQPQFRNFRESLPVPDLFEPLPQFGKAEQQMRSELLLHLAERIWSPSQIERAAQG
- a CDS encoding Fic family protein — translated: MTGAESQHLEWKESWRDEYLKWICAFANSGGGTLVVGRGDSGRAVGVADPQRLLEDLPNKIRNLLGLVVPVQLRHEEGHALIEIHVEASPYPVSYRGKYYSRSGSTTQELSGAALDAFLLRMQGRHWDSVPVPRVGPAHLSDKALARFRTLAARSGRVETEWLEESDTVLLERLRLVEGDYLKRAAILLFHPDPEQFIGGAFVKIGAFGDSDADLRFQDEVHGPLILQVERTVEVLKAKYLKALISYQGLQRIESLQVPEAALREAVLNAVVHKDYSSSVPIQISVYPGRLLIFNPGQLPQGWTLEKLLGKHASLPFNPDIANAFFRAGQIESWGRGIERVREVCRAAGATEPQWKAEPTELWVEFELLQEQIGRVPPQVTPQVTPQVKLLMTLGERTLSRQKLQEELGLKDTQYFRQSYLLPALEAGLIEMTIPDKPTSRLQKYRLTEQGRAALGQQGDLP
- a CDS encoding HsdM family class I SAM-dependent methyltransferase, whose protein sequence is MAVKKSDLYSSLWASCNELRGGMDASQYKDYVLFMLFIKYVSDKYADSDDFAPPVVIPAGAAFKDMVALKGNKEIGDKINKQIIAPLVEANSRLAQSDFPNFNDPNKLGDGDEMVGRLTNLIAIFQKPELDFSKNSAENDDLLGDAYEYLMRHFATESGKSKGQFYTPSEVSRVIAQVIGISPETSVGSTSVYDPTCGSGSLLLKVAAQAGKQITLEGQEKDVSTAGLARMNMILHGFPTANILGGSSTLANPKFKDGEQLRTYDYVVANPPFSDKAWSTGITPSTDPYQRFNWGEPPAKQGDYAYLLHVIRSMKSAGKGAIILPHGVLFRGNAEATIRRKLVESGILKGIIGLPANLFYGTGIPAAILVLDKENAEGRQGIMMIDASKGFAKDGPKNRLREQDVHRIVDTFRKGEDVAGYARMVSLSEIADPRNDYNLNLPRYIDSGGNEDIQDLQGHLQGGIPERDLDALSTYWEVMPGLRSVLFAPLRDGYSTLTPELADLKPQILGHTEFNAFQDTVNALFAEWKARNRPKMEMFNSGDSPKHLIEDLAEDLLGTFRAAPLVDPYAIYQSLMNYWQATMQDDADLITADGWVTKAVRIQVKDKKGKFKDKGWMCDLLPKPYIVARYFAEEQAALDAKSAELDAVRSEQDELTEEHSAEEGLFAELDKISVKDVKGLRPSYSGPDNATELATIDRWLELDNRITSLKKKVNELDAQLDAAAYAQYDKLSEAEVKSLVVDDKWLTELQRQLHAEQDRVSHRLTARVRDLAERYAEPLPQLEQEVSDLKAKVSAHLARMGYHAEAQA
- a CDS encoding type II toxin-antitoxin system RelE/ParE family toxin codes for the protein MQVEFRTKKLRKQYESEKAATKAYGPEVARKYVQRIGIIKQTASLEELQAQRPLRCHALKGNRQGEWAINLTGFMRLIFTFEDEELTIVCIEEVSKHYDD
- a CDS encoding HigA family addiction module antitoxin, which encodes MTTKAHETSLPPLTDWAIPPGEYLAEVLEDLNMTQADLSRRMGRPAQAINELIKGEKELTPETALQLAQVVGVPAHIWTGLENEYRLILARQTEQKKIKEERDLLKRFPLKEMAQWGFIKMVRDKAEQVIQLRQFFGVATLTAIPNVSDYKPAFRKQEGKKDHSYAIAAWLQAGKHQAAKQETAEFQAEALAACITRIRHLSCEDPSTGVPELKAQLASCGVALVPLPHFKGTGVHGAVFWEKRNGVDRAVVLVTLRRKYSDTFWFTLLHELGHVLLHKPDRRKVFLDVGGTSAQEDEADAFAASRLLPLEAYTAFVEAGDFSQTAIQSFAARESICPGIVVGRLQKEKIISYRELDHLRVRYEFSAEDFAES